In the Syntrophomonadaceae bacterium genome, AGGCCCCAGGGGCTACTGAGGCTTTCTTCGGCGCAGAGACAAAATTATTTCACACCTGGCCTTACGAGAGCATGATTCCGGCAGATGTCGAAACTGAGGTCCTTAATTATGAAAAGGCTTCCGCCATGATCCGTGATGCCGGGGCTGGCGGCCTGAGCATGTGTTACTGCCGTCACCAGGCAGAGCACGTGGGAAAAAACTGTTCGGCGCCGATTAAGGATGTTTGCATGTCCTTGGGACGGGCGGCCGAATGGCTCATCCGGCGGAATTTTGCCCGGCCCGCGTCTGTTGACGAGCTGCTCCGGGTGCTGGACCAAACGGAAGAGCAGGGCTTGATGCACCTGGCGGATAATGTGCAAAATAACCCGGCCTACCTCTGCCATTGCTGCGGGTGTTGTTGCGGTGTTCTTCGGGCCATAAACAGGCACGGCATCAAGGGGGCCCATCCCAGCGGCTTTATGGCCGTAGTCGCTGAAGCAAAATGTACTGGCTGTGGAGCCTGTGTTAACCGTTGTCATGTGAAAGCCATCTTGCTGGCCGGGCGGGACAACCATACCTTTGCAGAGGTTGCCCGTGATTTATGCCTTGGCTGTGGCGCCTGCATCCGGGCCTGCCCCCATGAGGCTTTGGGCTTTGTGCGGCGGGAAACCCTTTATGTTCCTCCAATAAATAAAAGGGAACAAATGCTGCAAATTGCAGTGCAAAACAATAAGCTTAGATAAGCTACAAAGAAATATTGACAAAAAATATCGTGACATAAGGAAATGCTTATGCTAATATCATGTGTATGGGCATGATTGGATGAGGTGTTTTAACTTTCACTGCCTGATGTGCCTGTGCTAATTGGCTTGATAAATTCAAGCCTTTTTTGTGAATCTTTTTTCTATCGCCTACAAAACTGATCAGGTCAGATTTGTGAATAAGGGTACAATTTTACAGCCAAAATATTAATATGCTAGTTAAGGAGGAGGTAGAATATGGAACAGAGTATAGTTGACCAAATTGCCAAGCTGCAGATATTAAACCAATTCTGGTTAACGCTGTTTTTGCTGATTCCCGTTGTTTTGATTGCCAGAACAGTTGTAGCTGGGACCCGCTATTCCCCTATTTTGATCATTGTCATCTTCGGCCTGACCATGGGACTTTTATTAAAGCAAACTGGGGTGGCCACCCCCGGCTTGACGGAATTCTTGCTGGTGGACCTGGTTGGCAAAGTAACCTTGATTGCCCTGATCGCCTCATTTTTTGCCGGGGGCCAGGAATTGAAAAAAATCCTTGCGGGCGAGAAGTTAGAAAGTGAAGATATGGTGATCCCGTCGCAAGAAGAAGTTATTTTGGGCACCAAACGGACTCAACTGGTTTTCCTGATCCGGACAGTCTTCATCCTTTTAGGTATTGAAGGAGCCAAACGGCTGATAGTTGGCCCTGGTGCGGGGGACCCGCTTGGTAAATATTATCCCCTGATCGCATATATCGGCCTGGTAGGCTCTATAATCCTGATCGACTATAAGGCGACAATAAAAAACAAGTCTATGTATATCCGCAAAGGTCTGGCGGAGATTGTTACTATTTTGGTGGTTTTGCTGATCTCTTACTATATTGCTTTGGCGGTAAAACCGGTTGTTTCTTTGCCCCAGATTTTCTTTGCCATGCTCATATCTTCCTCATTGGGGATGCTTCTTTCAAAGTGGCGGCTTGGACCTACCCTGAGAGCACTCCTGTTTGCCGGTATTCCGGTGGTATTGGCTGCCAACTTTATGATTGGGGGCTCCAGAATTTTAGAGGCCTTTAAGCTGACCGGGATGACCTCGGTGATGGCCTTCGGCTTCTTTGGACAGATTTTCTGGATGTTCGGTGGTTTAACCCTCTTGATATTTTTTGGCCTGGCCAACCATGTGCGCAATCTGGCGCCGGGAATGGCAGGGTCTCTTTCCCACGCCGGCCTGACCGGGGCCTGCACAGCCGGTGACCTGGGCAAAGAAGCAACAGTAAGGGCGCCGATCATGATTAATATCCCCTTTTTCGGCCATATTTTTGTCTTCACCATCCTGGCTTTTAGCGCCCAGCAGGGTGTCTTGCTGTCCGGCTGGGCCATGCTGATTGTCGCTGTGGGTATTGCCCTGACCATATTTTCTTTGCGCACTTTAAGGGGAGCCAAGGGCCGGGAGGCTGCCGAGGTAAAAGGATTAATGCAGTTCTCCTTTGGCTGGCAGCTAGTGGCTGTCTTCGGCAGCTTTTTTCTCCTGCACCTTAGCGGCATGCCTTTATCCCATGCGGCGATGGCAACCTCTTCAGCCATATCCCACTTCGGCCTGTTTGCGGCCCTGCAAGGGGGCATGTTTGGTCCTCAGGCCGCAGACCTGATCCCCTTTATTTTTGCCATGCCTTTCCTGGTGCATCCCCTGGTTTTCGGGATGTTTGGCAAGGCCATGGAGAAAAACGGGGCAATGCCCGCCAAGGTTGTTTATTTTCTTGGCCTAATAGGTGTTGTTGGTGTGATATATGCTTTGACAATCGTCTAATAGCAGAAGTCTTTTTTGGCCCCGGTCATTGCCGGGGCTTTTTTATCGAAAAAACAGGCAGGGAGCGTCGTTTTTTTACCGAATAGATTTTTCATTTGCAGATCAAGTTGCAGTTGCGCGGGCATTTGCTTAGGTGCAGCAGTATACGAGGGGGCTTAAATATATGGTAAGTGATATTCGCAGGCAAATAGAAAAAAAATTTGCCCTCAAGGTTATCGACGAGCAGCGTTACTCCTGGGGAGAAATATACTGGTTGCAACTAGATCCGGATTTGCGAAGAAAACAAGGTTCGGTTTCCATTGTAATAGTTTACCCGGGAAATGAACAAAAAATTCATACCCATCCAGGATATGAGGAAATAATTTTAGGATTGGAAGGAGAAACAATTCATAGTTGTAATGGACGTGAGATTGTTTTGTCTAAAGGCAAGGTTGGCTATATTTCCGCTGGCAGCCAGCATGCTATTATAAATTGTACTGGTAATCCGGCAAGGTTTATGAGTATTGTTTATCCAACTGTGCCGAATGCATTTAAGGAACCCCATGAAACTGTCGATATCGATTTGGAGGAAATCACACACTTGGTAAATTTAGGGGCTATTGCTGAAAAGTTTGCTTTAAGTGTAGGATTAGGGGTTACTATAGTAAGTCATGAGGCTCGCATTCTGGCGGAACCAAAAAATCTCCCTCAGTTTTGCGGTTTTTGTATCCAACAAAAATGCGGCGACTGCATCCTGAGCATTGTTAATTGTAACAATGAGGGAAAACAATTGGCTGTATTTCGCTGCAGATTTGGTATTTACTCTATCCAATCTCCAATAATCATAAACGAAAGACTTTTGGGGTACCTGGGATGCGGCTATGGACGCCTTGCGCTGCCCAAAGAGGAAGAAGAGCAAATGGTAAATTTATATTTTCCTTCGCGGGATACAGCTGTAATTCTAAAGTCCTATCTAGACCTGAAAATAATCAACCGAAATCACCTGCAGTCGGTAGCCGAAACTCTTTCTTTGGTTAGTGCCTCCCTGGTGCATTTGATTATTAATTCCGTCCGCGAGAATCAGATTAATATATATAAACTTAGTCTGGCAAAAGAAAAACACAGGCTGACGGAGCTTGAAAACTCCCTCAACTTAGCCAGATTAAATCTTTTAGAATCTCAGGTTAATCCTCATTTTTTATTTAACACCCTGAATACAATAGTTCAATCATCTATTATGGAAGGAGCCACTACAGCCGCTAGCCTGACTTATGCCCTCTCCAATATATTAAGACGAAGTTTAAGCAGAGCCGATTCCTTAATTACCGTGGAAGAAGAACTTGTTTATATCAAGGATTATCTTCTGATCCAAAAAACCAGGTTTTTTAACCGTTTTGAGGCTGAGATCAATGTGGCTCCTGAGATAATGCAAACTAAGATTCCTTTTATGATTTTGGTTGCACTTGTTGAAAATGCTATCGCCCACGGATTTAAAAATATCCGCTGGCAAGGCAAGCTGACAGTCAGTGGAAATATTGAAGGGTCATCTGTTGTACTAGAAGTAATTGATAACG is a window encoding:
- a CDS encoding histidine kinase, with translation MVSDIRRQIEKKFALKVIDEQRYSWGEIYWLQLDPDLRRKQGSVSIVIVYPGNEQKIHTHPGYEEIILGLEGETIHSCNGREIVLSKGKVGYISAGSQHAIINCTGNPARFMSIVYPTVPNAFKEPHETVDIDLEEITHLVNLGAIAEKFALSVGLGVTIVSHEARILAEPKNLPQFCGFCIQQKCGDCILSIVNCNNEGKQLAVFRCRFGIYSIQSPIIINERLLGYLGCGYGRLALPKEEEEQMVNLYFPSRDTAVILKSYLDLKIINRNHLQSVAETLSLVSASLVHLIINSVRENQINIYKLSLAKEKHRLTELENSLNLARLNLLESQVNPHFLFNTLNTIVQSSIMEGATTAASLTYALSNILRRSLSRADSLITVEEELVYIKDYLLIQKTRFFNRFEAEINVAPEIMQTKIPFMILVALVENAIAHGFKNIRWQGKLTVSGNIEGSSVVLEVIDNGSGIPMPVIEQLKSLRKPGVNGLYQGGIGLKNIMKRLDYYYGEKHSFTIGPLADHGTKATIKLPFLDII
- a CDS encoding 4Fe-4S dicluster domain-containing protein, whose amino-acid sequence is MGHLAISKSHVYRALAERLEKNPVGVLINETLMEILYRLYTETEAEIGSKFPISFAPLEKIAQITGMPGEILEQHLEDMAQKGLIIDTFRDGNRYYFLSPMAIGFMEYTFMRVTDKVPMQELAELFEEYHQAPGATEAFFGAETKLFHTWPYESMIPADVETEVLNYEKASAMIRDAGAGGLSMCYCRHQAEHVGKNCSAPIKDVCMSLGRAAEWLIRRNFARPASVDELLRVLDQTEEQGLMHLADNVQNNPAYLCHCCGCCCGVLRAINRHGIKGAHPSGFMAVVAEAKCTGCGACVNRCHVKAILLAGRDNHTFAEVARDLCLGCGACIRACPHEALGFVRRETLYVPPINKREQMLQIAVQNNKLR